A single genomic interval of Chitinophaga sp. 180180018-3 harbors:
- the fabF gene encoding beta-ketoacyl-ACP synthase II, with protein MKRVVITGMGAVSPIGNNVPDFWASLVNGKSGAATITHFDASRFRTRFANEVKGFDATALLDKAEIRKTDPFTQYAMVAADQAIHDAGLDFSRMDPFDTGVIWGSGQGGMQTFEEQVTEYVSGGYNPRVSPYFVPKLITNMASGMISIKYRLMGINYTTVSACATSNTAIMDALTYIRLGKAKVIVTGGSEAPITPASVGGFCAMKAMSVRNDDPAIASRPFDTERDGFVMGEGAGALILEEYEHAKARGARIYAEVAGAAMTADAYHMTATHPEGLGAYRAMQSALEDAGLDKESVDYLNAHATSTPVGDLSEIAAITRLFGNTPAHLHISATKSMTGHLLGAAGAIEAIACVMSIQQNIVPPTINTQQLDPAIPASLQIVLGQAMEKRINVAVSNTFGFGGHNGIVVFKRV; from the coding sequence ATGAAAAGAGTTGTCATCACCGGTATGGGAGCTGTTTCTCCTATCGGTAACAATGTGCCTGATTTCTGGGCAAGTCTTGTTAACGGGAAAAGCGGTGCTGCCACTATTACCCATTTCGATGCCAGTCGCTTCCGGACACGCTTTGCCAATGAAGTAAAAGGATTCGATGCAACGGCGCTGCTCGACAAAGCTGAGATACGTAAAACGGATCCGTTTACCCAATATGCCATGGTAGCTGCCGATCAGGCGATCCATGATGCGGGCCTCGACTTCAGCCGTATGGATCCTTTTGATACCGGTGTGATCTGGGGTTCGGGCCAGGGAGGGATGCAAACATTCGAGGAGCAGGTTACCGAATATGTAAGTGGCGGCTACAATCCCCGCGTCAGTCCTTATTTCGTTCCCAAGCTCATCACCAATATGGCTTCCGGCATGATCTCCATCAAGTACAGATTGATGGGTATCAATTATACGACCGTATCGGCCTGTGCTACTTCCAATACCGCTATCATGGATGCCTTAACGTATATCCGTTTAGGTAAGGCCAAAGTAATTGTGACAGGAGGCTCTGAAGCGCCCATCACGCCGGCATCCGTCGGAGGCTTCTGTGCCATGAAGGCGATGTCGGTGCGTAACGATGATCCGGCTATAGCTTCGCGGCCGTTTGATACGGAAAGAGACGGATTTGTTATGGGCGAAGGCGCCGGTGCACTGATCCTGGAAGAATATGAGCATGCCAAAGCCAGAGGAGCCAGGATCTATGCAGAAGTAGCAGGAGCCGCTATGACGGCGGATGCCTATCATATGACGGCCACCCATCCTGAAGGACTGGGCGCCTACCGTGCCATGCAATCGGCCCTGGAGGATGCTGGTCTTGATAAGGAATCCGTTGACTACCTGAACGCACATGCCACCTCTACGCCAGTAGGCGACCTTAGTGAAATAGCTGCAATCACACGGCTATTTGGCAATACGCCGGCACATCTGCATATCAGCGCTACTAAATCGATGACCGGTCACCTTCTGGGCGCAGCGGGAGCAATAGAAGCCATTGCCTGTGTAATGAGCATTCAGCAAAATATAGTTCCACCTACTATCAATACACAACAACTGGATCCCGCCATCCCGGCGTCTTTGCAGATTGTGCTGGGGCAGGCGATGGAGAAAAGGATCAATGTTGCAGTCAGCAATACCTTCGGATTCGGCGGCCATAACGGAATAGTCGTCTTCAAACGTGTCTGA
- a CDS encoding TetR/AcrR family transcriptional regulator, whose protein sequence is MTDTKGKIIAMADRLVRTKGYNAFSYKDIADPLDIRNAAVHYHFPAKTDLGVEVIEQEMDKFSANTESWRKLPEEEQLGKLFEVFRKYCSEGNICLMGSLATDFETLAPSMQAKVQEMADKIVIWLTGCLEQGRKNKRLHFKGTAQARALIIMSNLQSSLLLSRVMGPAAFRQIAEQLMEDLCKK, encoded by the coding sequence ATGACGGATACAAAGGGTAAAATAATAGCAATGGCCGACAGGCTGGTTCGGACGAAGGGATATAATGCTTTCAGCTATAAGGATATCGCGGATCCGCTGGATATCAGGAATGCGGCTGTTCATTACCATTTCCCGGCCAAAACGGATCTGGGGGTGGAAGTCATAGAACAGGAGATGGATAAATTCAGCGCCAATACAGAAAGTTGGCGTAAGCTACCGGAAGAAGAGCAGCTGGGGAAGCTGTTCGAGGTATTCCGGAAATACTGCAGTGAGGGGAACATTTGCCTGATGGGCTCACTGGCGACAGATTTTGAAACACTGGCACCGTCTATGCAGGCAAAAGTGCAGGAAATGGCCGATAAAATTGTGATATGGCTGACCGGCTGCCTGGAGCAGGGGCGAAAAAATAAACGTCTTCATTTTAAGGGTACTGCGCAGGCACGAGCCCTGATTATCATGTCGAATCTACAATCTTCCCTCCTCTTATCGAGGGTAATGGGACCAGCAGCTTTCCGGCAGATAGCGGAACAACTGATGGAAGATCTCTGCAAAAAATAA
- a CDS encoding ABC transporter permease has product MFKNYLKIALRNLWKNKTYSFLNIFGLAVGLVCAGVIFLWVEDEVTFDHIHQKKDRIYQVMEHWNYDGSIRTFSSCPAPMAEAMKRELPGIRQTCRTTEGPINAMFGTGEKATYANGMYADPSLFGIFTLPFVEGNAATAFSQLYSLVITEKTAQKLFGATRNIVGKTIIVDNKQPYVVSGVVKDNPGNSSIQFDWVAPFEIYYRANKYLSEWDANSVSIYAELAPNANFDIINNLLKNAIRQRDPHAINQAFLLSMNDWRLHSQFIDGKQSGGRIEYVRLFSLIAWIILVIACINFMNLSTARSEKRAKEVGVRKTMGASKNRLVLQFIGEALFFAILSAVIAVLLLYICLPAFNKMVDKQLTVDLLAPTHVLFLLILTVTCGLLAGSYPSLYLSSFNPVLVLKGFKSAPGGGTFIRKGLVITQFSISIVLIICTIIIFQQIQHVKHRNLGLNKENLIVMNNTGEMNTHYEFIKTALLATGAVDQVALADHQAIYGGNNTNSLDWTGKRPTDKILVSQRLISPGFFSTLGMKFIAGSDFKPIAAANGNDVIVTASMEKLMGPGSAVGKMIMTPLRRDSVIKSRVAGVVEDYVYGNMYGTPDPVVFYCIPEEATLTYVRMASGIDKEAALEKIGRVMKQYNPAYPFSYRFVDDQFNAMFVNEMLMQQLSRLFAALAILISCLGLFGLAAYTAERRTKEISIRKILGASTTNITQLLSADFLKLVAISAIIAFPVAWFTMSNWLQKYPYRVNIHYWVFVLAGIIAMIIALFTVSFQSIKAAMGNPAENLKE; this is encoded by the coding sequence ATGTTTAAAAACTACTTAAAGATCGCTTTGCGAAACCTTTGGAAGAATAAGACCTACAGCTTTCTCAATATTTTCGGGCTGGCAGTGGGCCTTGTCTGTGCGGGCGTTATTTTTCTGTGGGTAGAAGATGAGGTCACTTTTGATCATATACATCAGAAGAAGGACCGGATCTATCAGGTAATGGAGCACTGGAACTATGATGGCAGTATCCGGACTTTCTCCTCCTGCCCTGCCCCGATGGCGGAGGCCATGAAAAGGGAATTGCCGGGTATCCGGCAAACCTGCCGGACAACTGAAGGGCCGATCAACGCGATGTTTGGCACCGGCGAAAAAGCCACTTACGCCAACGGGATGTATGCCGATCCGTCTCTCTTCGGGATCTTTACGTTGCCTTTTGTGGAAGGAAATGCTGCTACTGCCTTTTCGCAGTTGTATTCGCTGGTGATTACAGAAAAAACAGCACAAAAACTTTTTGGTGCCACCAGGAATATCGTAGGAAAAACGATCATCGTCGATAATAAGCAACCTTACGTCGTGAGCGGCGTGGTGAAAGATAATCCCGGTAACTCCAGCATACAATTCGACTGGGTAGCACCCTTTGAGATTTATTACCGGGCGAATAAATACCTTTCCGAATGGGATGCCAATTCGGTCAGTATATACGCAGAACTTGCGCCCAATGCCAATTTCGACATCATCAACAATCTGCTTAAAAACGCAATCAGGCAACGTGATCCGCATGCTATTAATCAGGCTTTTCTGTTGAGTATGAACGACTGGCGCCTGCATAGTCAATTTATAGATGGCAAACAATCCGGCGGCCGGATTGAGTATGTACGGCTGTTTTCTTTGATTGCCTGGATCATCTTAGTGATTGCCTGTATTAATTTCATGAATCTTTCCACTGCCCGCAGCGAGAAGCGGGCAAAAGAAGTAGGCGTCCGCAAAACGATGGGGGCCAGCAAAAACAGGCTGGTATTACAATTCATCGGGGAGGCATTGTTCTTTGCCATCCTTTCCGCCGTAATTGCAGTGCTGCTGCTGTATATTTGTCTGCCTGCTTTTAACAAGATGGTAGACAAACAGCTGACCGTCGACCTCCTCGCTCCCACGCATGTGCTGTTTCTGCTGATATTAACCGTTACTTGTGGCTTGCTGGCAGGGAGTTACCCGTCGCTTTACCTTTCGTCGTTTAACCCGGTATTAGTGCTGAAAGGTTTCAAATCCGCTCCCGGCGGAGGCACGTTTATCCGAAAAGGCCTGGTGATCACGCAGTTCAGCATTTCTATTGTATTGATCATCTGCACCATCATCATCTTTCAGCAGATACAACATGTGAAGCACCGTAACCTGGGGTTGAATAAGGAAAACCTGATTGTAATGAATAATACCGGGGAGATGAACACACACTACGAATTCATCAAAACTGCGTTGCTCGCAACGGGTGCGGTAGACCAGGTAGCCCTGGCCGATCACCAGGCTATTTATGGTGGTAATAATACGAATAGTCTTGACTGGACCGGCAAACGGCCAACCGATAAAATACTCGTCTCTCAACGGCTTATTAGTCCCGGGTTTTTCAGTACCCTGGGAATGAAATTCATTGCCGGCAGTGACTTCAAACCCATTGCTGCAGCCAATGGCAATGATGTAATCGTTACTGCGTCGATGGAGAAATTAATGGGGCCCGGCAGTGCCGTAGGTAAAATGATCATGACCCCTTTGCGCCGCGATTCCGTGATAAAATCCCGCGTAGCAGGTGTAGTAGAGGACTACGTTTACGGTAATATGTACGGCACCCCGGACCCGGTGGTGTTCTATTGTATACCGGAAGAAGCCACCCTGACCTATGTACGTATGGCAAGCGGAATTGATAAAGAAGCAGCGTTGGAAAAGATCGGTCGTGTTATGAAGCAATACAATCCGGCTTATCCGTTTTCCTACCGGTTTGTAGATGATCAGTTCAACGCCATGTTCGTCAATGAAATGCTTATGCAGCAGTTATCACGATTATTCGCTGCCCTGGCCATTCTGATCAGCTGTCTTGGTTTATTCGGGCTGGCAGCCTACACAGCCGAACGCCGGACAAAAGAAATCAGCATCCGAAAAATACTGGGCGCCAGCACCACCAATATCACGCAACTGCTTTCTGCCGATTTTCTTAAACTGGTAGCCATTTCCGCTATCATCGCCTTCCCTGTCGCCTGGTTTACCATGAGCAACTGGCTCCAGAAATACCCCTATCGGGTAAACATCCACTACTGGGTATTCGTACTGGCCGGTATTATAGCCATGATCATTGCATTGTTCACCGTCAGTTTCCAGTCTATAAAGGCCGCTATGGGGAATCCGGCGGAGAACCTGAAAGAATAA
- a CDS encoding GIY-YIG nuclease family protein — translation MTSKKELKQAYREMVFRKGVFQLRNKRNNKVLIGNSMDVDRAWNSLRVQLMSGRYANEALQRDWQEQNGDDFVYEILEVLKESDDPQTDYKRELKALEALVKEQWQGDHY, via the coding sequence ATGACCTCAAAGAAAGAATTGAAGCAGGCATATAGGGAGATGGTATTCCGAAAAGGTGTTTTCCAGCTACGGAACAAGCGAAACAACAAAGTATTGATCGGCAACAGCATGGACGTAGACAGGGCCTGGAACTCGCTACGGGTACAGCTAATGTCCGGACGATATGCCAATGAAGCCTTGCAGCGCGATTGGCAGGAACAAAACGGCGACGACTTTGTTTACGAAATACTCGAAGTATTGAAAGAAAGTGACGATCCTCAAACGGACTATAAAAGGGAATTGAAGGCACTGGAAGCACTGGTGAAAGAACAGTGGCAAGGAGATCATTATTGA